The following are from one region of the Sandaracinus amylolyticus genome:
- a CDS encoding class I SAM-dependent methyltransferase: protein MSRARRDRHALYERAVQSPERDVDLLSALFRARAGRDAITLREDFAGTARLAIAWVGSDDEREAVAIDLDRGALARAARIAREVLDEDERERLALMHGDVRAPSDRTFDLVIAPNFSWAIFHAQDDLARYLEGARAALEDDGMLALELFGGADLRRTLTHRHRHEGFTYVWEHRGYDAAREVLDARIHFELDDGTVMESAFRYSFRLWPLATLRALLAAAGFDRVALVIEDAKGALRTSAREPARASWHGYLIARSQR from the coding sequence ATGAGCCGCGCGCGGCGCGATCGACACGCGCTCTACGAGCGCGCGGTGCAGAGCCCGGAGCGCGACGTCGACCTGCTCTCCGCGCTGTTCCGCGCGCGGGCGGGGCGCGACGCGATCACGCTGCGCGAGGACTTCGCGGGCACGGCGCGGCTCGCGATCGCGTGGGTGGGCTCGGACGACGAGCGCGAGGCGGTCGCGATCGATCTCGATCGCGGCGCGCTGGCGCGGGCGGCGCGCATCGCGCGCGAGGTGCTCGACGAGGACGAGCGCGAGCGCCTGGCCCTGATGCACGGCGACGTGCGCGCGCCGAGCGATCGCACGTTCGATCTGGTGATCGCGCCGAACTTCTCGTGGGCGATCTTCCACGCGCAGGACGATCTCGCGCGCTACCTGGAGGGCGCGCGGGCCGCGCTCGAGGACGACGGGATGCTCGCGCTCGAGCTCTTCGGCGGCGCCGATCTGCGGCGCACGCTGACGCACCGTCATCGCCACGAGGGCTTCACCTACGTCTGGGAGCACCGCGGGTACGACGCGGCGCGCGAGGTCCTCGACGCGCGCATCCACTTCGAGCTCGACGACGGAACGGTGATGGAAAGTGCCTTCCGTTATTCGTTTCGTCTATGGCCCCTCGCGACGCTCCGAGCGCTGCTCGCGGCGGCGGGCTTCGATCGCGTCGCGCTGGTGATCGAGGACGCGAAGGGCGCGCTGCGCACGAGCGCGCGCGAGCCCGCGCGCGCGTCGTGGCACGGATATCTGATCGCGCGCTCGCAGCGATAG
- a CDS encoding PQQ-binding-like beta-propeller repeat protein, whose protein sequence is MRRLLLPLSLFLSLGCEPEPAPPVPGDVTLARAWQSETFAGCVLASPLAHGDHVIVSTGDGRVVALDPDDGTIVWDLALPEPEGQLAHVIATPVIVGDRLVLTWQVVDAAARDPAAGPRSAHHVAVIDLVRGELDPAFPIVTLAGSQPAADGSGDVLFRASNALSRSRLVHATTPDRELGLVYVSFGNARDIQPWHGWIFELDLDAWRAEGAERAIASVLLTSPSNECGVEGESGSDDMICGGGVWSPAGPLLVPDDERGFALIVPTGNGALDLATRSYAHTLMRVRGPGLAFDPQCDASVCEAFDVLDPAPACIASCEDLFVPRLLPDDPPFDAPGCEGLTFFECYAALDWDLGANTPAPVELASGRVVHVLPAKDGGVYLLDDEHLGTLHDRVQIVEACGAGGVPCDANWAGMMVTQPLIAEVDGTPLAVIATFMPDAVHPAGLVALRVIEDEAGAHLEPAWSWPSLETQEARERFRRHPSGLRLVTIEGEDHVAIVEQGRLGSEPGVLHLVRARDGALAESVALDGPGQRYAVPLAIGTRLVVPSCDQGNAGPGHVEAWDAIVVR, encoded by the coding sequence ATGCGCCGTCTGCTGCTCCCGCTCTCTCTCTTCCTCTCGCTCGGCTGCGAGCCCGAGCCAGCACCGCCGGTGCCCGGCGACGTCACGCTCGCGCGCGCCTGGCAGAGCGAGACTTTCGCGGGGTGCGTGCTCGCCTCGCCGCTCGCGCACGGCGATCACGTGATCGTGAGCACGGGCGATGGTCGCGTGGTCGCGCTCGATCCCGACGACGGAACGATCGTGTGGGACCTCGCGCTGCCCGAGCCCGAAGGACAGCTCGCGCACGTGATCGCGACGCCGGTGATCGTCGGCGATCGCCTGGTGCTCACCTGGCAGGTGGTCGACGCCGCGGCGCGCGATCCCGCGGCGGGGCCGCGCAGCGCGCACCACGTCGCGGTGATCGATCTGGTGCGCGGCGAGCTCGATCCCGCGTTCCCGATCGTGACGCTCGCCGGCTCGCAGCCCGCCGCGGACGGCTCGGGCGACGTGCTCTTCCGTGCGAGCAACGCGCTCTCGCGCTCGCGCCTCGTGCACGCGACGACGCCCGATCGCGAGCTCGGGCTCGTCTACGTCTCGTTCGGCAACGCGCGCGACATCCAGCCCTGGCACGGATGGATCTTCGAGCTCGATCTCGACGCGTGGCGCGCCGAGGGCGCGGAGCGCGCGATCGCGTCGGTGCTGCTCACGAGCCCGAGCAACGAGTGCGGTGTCGAGGGCGAGAGCGGCTCCGACGACATGATCTGCGGCGGCGGTGTGTGGTCGCCCGCGGGCCCGCTCCTGGTGCCCGACGACGAGCGCGGGTTCGCGCTGATCGTGCCGACCGGAAACGGTGCGCTCGACCTCGCGACGCGCTCCTACGCGCACACGTTGATGCGGGTGCGCGGACCGGGCCTCGCGTTCGATCCGCAGTGCGACGCGAGCGTGTGCGAGGCCTTCGACGTGCTCGATCCCGCGCCCGCGTGCATCGCGTCGTGCGAGGACCTCTTCGTGCCGCGCCTCTTGCCCGACGATCCACCGTTCGATGCGCCGGGCTGCGAGGGGCTCACGTTCTTCGAGTGCTACGCCGCGCTCGACTGGGACCTCGGCGCGAACACGCCGGCGCCCGTCGAGCTCGCGTCGGGGCGCGTGGTGCACGTGCTGCCCGCGAAGGACGGCGGCGTGTACCTGCTCGACGACGAGCACCTCGGCACGCTCCACGATCGCGTGCAGATCGTCGAGGCATGCGGCGCCGGCGGCGTGCCCTGCGACGCGAACTGGGCAGGCATGATGGTGACCCAGCCGCTGATCGCCGAGGTCGACGGAACGCCGCTCGCCGTCATCGCGACCTTCATGCCCGATGCGGTGCATCCCGCCGGGCTCGTCGCGCTGCGGGTGATCGAGGACGAAGCCGGCGCGCACCTCGAGCCCGCATGGTCGTGGCCGAGCCTCGAGACCCAGGAGGCGCGCGAGCGCTTCCGCCGTCATCCCTCGGGGCTGCGCCTCGTGACGATCGAGGGCGAAGATCACGTCGCGATCGTCGAGCAAGGACGGCTCGGCAGCGAGCCCGGCGTGCTCCACCTCGTGCGGGCGCGCGACGGCGCGCTCGCCGAGAGCGTCGCGCTCGACGGGCCCGGACAGCGCTACGCAGTGCCGCTCGCGATCGGCACGCGCCTCGTCGTGCCGAGCTGCGATCAGGGCAACGCCGGTCCCGGCCACGTCGAGGCGTGGGACGCGATCGTGGTGCGGTGA
- a CDS encoding polysaccharide lyase, which yields MRRVLVLSLLCILVSACAGGSYTIELDIVEDSTREATHAIELALIEGGCDDVLRGAPAEGQAQTRVLRRDGDRSSFAPTRGGRYGVYAVARDPQCVPLAAGCTEAELEAGGRGTIVVRLEDVSAMACTACDDGACLGDVDAGMPDAGTIDAGTDDAGTIDAGTDDAGPIDGGPVDAGSDAGPPDTVCNELDGVIFCHGFETSDRMAWTGTRVDGTGSAMTIVGDLAHLGARSARGVTTEASAQAAYTYRLSPVIDDGELWFRGHFIVEGGDLSAIALLYLDGVSDEGTALQVQAGGRVVVAFQTGSDRYEPIEGATIPLDDWVCIEARIVVHDASGSVEVWADGRPIGAHTGYDTHPAGGLDEMQVGNARSGSSQGAITVRLDDVALSRTRLGCP from the coding sequence GTGCGCCGTGTGCTCGTGCTCTCGCTGCTCTGCATCCTCGTCAGCGCCTGCGCCGGCGGCTCGTACACGATCGAGCTCGACATCGTGGAGGACTCGACGCGCGAGGCGACGCACGCGATCGAGCTCGCGCTGATCGAGGGCGGGTGCGACGACGTGCTGCGCGGTGCGCCCGCCGAGGGCCAGGCCCAGACGCGCGTGCTGCGTCGCGACGGCGATCGCTCGTCGTTCGCCCCGACCCGCGGCGGGCGCTACGGCGTGTACGCGGTCGCGCGCGACCCGCAGTGCGTGCCCCTCGCCGCAGGGTGCACCGAGGCCGAGCTCGAAGCGGGCGGGCGCGGCACGATCGTGGTGCGCCTCGAGGACGTGTCGGCGATGGCGTGCACCGCGTGCGACGACGGCGCGTGCCTCGGCGACGTCGACGCGGGCATGCCCGACGCGGGCACGATCGACGCGGGCACCGACGACGCGGGCACGATCGACGCGGGCACCGACGACGCCGGCCCGATCGACGGCGGACCGGTCGACGCGGGGAGCGACGCCGGCCCGCCCGACACGGTCTGCAACGAGCTCGACGGCGTGATCTTCTGCCATGGCTTCGAGACGTCCGATCGCATGGCGTGGACGGGCACGCGCGTGGACGGCACCGGCAGCGCGATGACGATCGTCGGCGACCTCGCGCACCTCGGCGCACGCTCGGCGCGCGGCGTGACCACCGAGGCGAGCGCGCAGGCCGCCTACACGTACCGGCTCTCGCCGGTGATCGACGACGGCGAGCTCTGGTTCCGCGGCCACTTCATCGTCGAAGGCGGAGACCTCTCGGCGATCGCGCTGCTCTATCTCGACGGCGTCTCGGACGAGGGCACCGCGCTGCAGGTGCAGGCCGGAGGCCGCGTGGTCGTCGCGTTCCAGACCGGGTCCGATCGGTACGAGCCGATCGAAGGCGCGACGATCCCGCTCGACGACTGGGTGTGCATCGAGGCGCGCATCGTCGTCCACGACGCCTCGGGCAGCGTCGAGGTCTGGGCCGACGGCAGGCCCATCGGTGCACACACCGGCTACGACACCCATCCCGCCGGAGGCCTCGACGAGATGCAGGTGGGCAATGCGCGCTCCGGCAGCTCGCAGGGCGCGATCACGGTCCGCCTCGACGACGTCGCGCTCTCGCGCACGCGCCTCGGTTGTCCCTGA
- a CDS encoding response regulator transcription factor — MARILLVDDDRELLDVLALALSDAGHTIDTAREGREADRRLAEGSAELVVCDVNLPGIDGFTLVKRWRDRGVTTPILLLTSRDSEIDEALGLELGADDYMTKPMRVRVLLARIAALLRREQRRAESEPGATPVLAHGHVSLDRERLELRYRGTLVTTTLSELRLIEAMVERPGIVLSRARLLEHVRGDDSVVDDRLIDTYVRRMRRKLEAIEPAFDRIETVTGAGYRWRV; from the coding sequence ATGGCGCGCATCCTCCTCGTCGACGACGACCGCGAGCTGCTCGACGTGCTCGCGCTGGCGCTCTCCGACGCGGGCCACACGATCGACACCGCGCGCGAAGGGCGCGAGGCCGATCGCCGGCTCGCCGAGGGGAGCGCGGAGCTCGTCGTGTGCGACGTGAACCTGCCGGGCATCGACGGGTTCACGCTGGTGAAGCGGTGGCGCGATCGCGGGGTCACCACGCCGATCCTGCTGCTCACGTCGCGCGACTCCGAGATCGACGAGGCGCTCGGGCTCGAGCTCGGCGCCGACGACTACATGACCAAGCCGATGCGCGTGCGCGTCCTGCTCGCGCGCATCGCCGCGCTGCTGCGGCGCGAGCAGCGCCGCGCCGAGAGCGAGCCCGGCGCGACCCCGGTGCTGGCGCACGGGCACGTCTCGCTCGATCGCGAGCGCCTCGAGCTGCGCTATCGCGGCACGCTCGTCACCACGACGCTGAGCGAGCTGCGTTTGATCGAGGCGATGGTCGAGCGGCCCGGCATCGTGCTCTCCCGCGCGCGCCTGCTCGAGCACGTGCGGGGCGACGACTCGGTGGTCGACGATCGGCTGATCGATACCTACGTGCGCCGGATGCGCCGCAAGCTCGAGGCGATCGAGCCCGCGTTCGATCGCATCGAGACCGTGACCGGCGCCGGCTACCGATGGCGCGTCTGA
- a CDS encoding 5-deoxy-glucuronate isomerase, whose amino-acid sequence MALHLTEHRAGLSLGTTEIVKVDDEDGTGIGFAVVRLTAGERLSTTTTRETAWLLMEGDVDVHVGPRRARWSRRSLWDDAPSCVHVAAGAELTFEARRAVELTRYETASTRRFAATLYGPDDVREEHRGWGQVRGACHRVVRTIFDRENADAAAELVLGEVITLPGRWSSYPPHHHAQPEIYHYRFTHPQGYGHAELGDAVVKVRGFDTVKIPAGHVHAQVAAPGYGMYYAWVIRHLPDAPYIRPTFDVEHAWVMEPGARTWWPEGVE is encoded by the coding sequence GTGGCCCTTCACCTCACCGAGCACCGCGCGGGGCTCTCCCTCGGAACGACCGAGATCGTGAAGGTCGACGACGAGGACGGCACCGGCATCGGCTTCGCCGTCGTGAGGCTCACGGCGGGCGAGCGACTCTCCACCACCACCACGCGCGAGACGGCGTGGCTGCTGATGGAAGGCGACGTCGACGTGCACGTCGGTCCACGCCGCGCGCGCTGGTCGCGTCGATCGCTGTGGGACGATGCACCGAGCTGCGTGCACGTCGCGGCGGGCGCGGAGCTGACGTTCGAGGCGCGTCGCGCGGTCGAGCTCACGCGCTACGAGACCGCGAGCACGCGACGGTTCGCGGCGACGCTCTACGGGCCCGACGACGTGCGCGAAGAACATCGCGGCTGGGGCCAGGTGCGCGGCGCGTGTCATCGGGTGGTGCGCACGATCTTCGATCGCGAGAACGCCGACGCGGCCGCGGAGCTCGTGCTCGGCGAGGTGATCACGCTGCCCGGGCGCTGGTCGAGCTATCCGCCGCACCACCACGCGCAGCCCGAGATCTACCACTACCGGTTCACGCATCCGCAGGGCTACGGGCACGCGGAGCTCGGCGACGCGGTGGTGAAGGTGCGCGGCTTCGACACCGTGAAGATCCCCGCGGGGCACGTGCACGCGCAGGTCGCCGCGCCGGGCTACGGCATGTACTACGCGTGGGTGATCCGGCACTTGCCGGACGCGCCGTACATCCGCCCGACGTTCGACGTCGAGCACGCGTGGGTGATGGAGCCCGGCGCGCGCACGTGGTGGCCGGAGGGCGTCGAATGA
- a CDS encoding serine/threonine-protein kinase — MVAPQPQAALDPLEGRTLGRYRLVQRLAQGGMATVYLARQEGPGGFERPVAIKVVHAHLAREPRFATMFLDEARLTGRLHHPNVCAVVDFGEDGTQLYLAMEYLHGETFASVIRRGARAGGMLPPAIVARILADAARGLHAAHELRDAEGHPLEIVHRDVSPQNLIVLYDGHTKLTDFGIARARGRLTDTTTGELKGKISFMSPEQLQSAPIDRRTDVWALGVVAWEALCGRRLFRADSEGATALNVIASEIARPSSIAPDVPEALDAIVLRALERDVSRRTATAAQLADELEEYLYARGRPLGAPEIASWMEAHFEDRIRKRAGALQGRRSTMPLDRLSSESLEEAKTTPHDAPPVIEATLAQDASEVRPTGFVTTWWRRSRWRVALALIAIGALMGVSIALILPPRESPAPARALAAEPRPTSVPPPMPSAPPPASGEALPSAPIDEAPSETPARRAPRERARDTAPRASGRINLLAIPQAEVFLRGRSLGRTPLVERELPAGAHSLELREVGGTRRERVRVEIRPGERTDRSVRFE, encoded by the coding sequence GTGGTAGCGCCGCAGCCACAGGCCGCGCTCGACCCGCTCGAGGGTCGGACGCTCGGTCGTTATCGCCTCGTGCAGCGCCTCGCACAGGGCGGCATGGCGACCGTCTATCTCGCGCGCCAGGAAGGCCCCGGCGGATTCGAGCGCCCGGTCGCGATCAAGGTCGTGCACGCGCACCTCGCGCGCGAGCCGCGCTTCGCGACGATGTTCCTCGACGAGGCGCGCCTCACCGGTCGCCTGCACCATCCGAACGTCTGCGCGGTCGTCGACTTCGGCGAGGACGGCACGCAGCTCTACCTCGCGATGGAGTACCTCCACGGCGAGACCTTCGCGTCGGTGATCCGCCGCGGCGCACGTGCTGGAGGAATGCTCCCGCCCGCGATCGTCGCGCGCATCCTCGCCGACGCCGCGCGCGGCCTGCACGCGGCGCACGAGCTGCGCGACGCCGAGGGACATCCGCTCGAGATCGTGCATCGCGACGTCTCGCCCCAGAACCTGATCGTGCTCTACGACGGGCACACCAAGCTCACCGACTTCGGCATCGCGCGGGCGCGCGGCCGCCTCACCGACACCACGACCGGCGAGCTCAAGGGGAAGATCTCGTTCATGTCCCCGGAGCAGCTGCAGAGCGCGCCGATCGATCGGCGCACCGACGTCTGGGCGCTCGGCGTGGTCGCGTGGGAAGCGCTCTGCGGGCGGCGGCTCTTCCGCGCCGACAGCGAGGGCGCGACCGCGCTCAACGTGATCGCGTCGGAGATCGCGAGGCCGAGCAGCATCGCGCCCGACGTGCCCGAGGCGCTCGACGCGATCGTCCTGCGCGCGCTCGAGCGCGACGTGTCGCGACGCACCGCGACCGCGGCCCAGCTCGCCGACGAGCTCGAGGAGTACCTCTACGCGCGCGGCAGGCCGCTCGGTGCGCCCGAGATCGCGTCGTGGATGGAGGCCCACTTCGAGGATCGCATCCGCAAGCGCGCCGGCGCGCTGCAGGGACGGCGATCGACGATGCCGCTCGATCGCCTCTCCTCGGAGTCGCTCGAGGAGGCGAAGACCACGCCCCACGATGCGCCCCCGGTGATCGAAGCGACCCTCGCGCAAGATGCGAGCGAGGTGCGGCCCACCGGGTTCGTGACGACGTGGTGGCGTCGATCGCGATGGCGCGTCGCGCTCGCGCTGATCGCGATCGGCGCGCTCATGGGCGTGTCGATCGCGCTGATCCTCCCGCCGCGCGAGAGCCCGGCGCCGGCGCGCGCGCTCGCCGCGGAGCCGCGTCCCACGAGCGTCCCGCCGCCGATGCCCAGCGCCCCGCCGCCGGCATCCGGAGAAGCGCTCCCGAGCGCGCCGATCGACGAGGCGCCGAGCGAGACGCCGGCGCGACGCGCCCCGCGAGAGCGCGCGCGGGACACCGCGCCGCGCGCGTCGGGACGCATCAACCTGCTCGCGATCCCGCAGGCCGAGGTGTTCCTGCGCGGCCGCTCGCTGGGCCGCACCCCGCTCGTCGAGCGCGAGCTCCCCGCAGGCGCGCACTCGCTCGAGCTGCGCGAGGTCGGCGGCACGCGGCGAGAGCGGGTGCGCGTCGAGATCCGACCGGGTGAGCGCACCGATCGCTCCGTGCGCTTCGAGTGA
- a CDS encoding helix-turn-helix domain-containing protein, which yields MSAIEVMRLALARWDDVALARAARLAEGSRGAIETRLAALWVAWLRGEPCREEDAAAIEADAGRMRAADLVIDGASTRALALLDHDRVEEAIGVARRASRMASTEGLRGPRALAGVILARVRAVAGQSVHATRILESLGGWLPPAWSGWLASERLLASGIETAIAEDDASPAARAASAIAATLEAALRGDRATFDASAAHLRATSATLGPIARRARAAIGLLDAAIDADTLDEDVAEFVRGEGARLPLGLGGLGASGVHDDATAWILRTPGRAGRRIARAGLALAGASAISATQRRTGREDVALAMIALAGDEGVELERLHRRVYRTPYEPESHDATLRVLAHRIGARLGSAGRVHASAGRVALVVSDAVVVPDPRCALSIEDRVLHALARRGRSTARDVAAELEVPLRSVQQAIRELVEDGACREEPQGRTVEYVVEDTTYTEPTDV from the coding sequence GTGAGCGCGATCGAGGTGATGCGCCTCGCGCTCGCGCGCTGGGACGACGTCGCGCTCGCGCGTGCAGCGCGTCTCGCGGAGGGCTCGCGCGGTGCGATCGAGACGCGCCTCGCGGCGCTCTGGGTCGCGTGGCTGCGCGGTGAGCCGTGCCGCGAAGAAGACGCCGCCGCGATCGAGGCCGACGCGGGGCGGATGCGCGCCGCGGACCTGGTGATCGACGGAGCGAGCACGCGCGCGCTCGCGCTGCTCGATCACGATCGGGTCGAGGAGGCGATCGGGGTCGCGCGTCGTGCATCGCGCATGGCGAGCACCGAGGGGCTGCGCGGGCCGCGCGCCCTCGCGGGCGTGATCCTGGCGCGGGTGCGCGCGGTGGCCGGGCAGTCGGTGCACGCGACGCGCATCCTCGAGTCGCTCGGTGGATGGCTGCCGCCCGCGTGGTCGGGATGGCTGGCGTCCGAGCGCCTGCTCGCGTCGGGGATCGAGACGGCGATCGCCGAGGACGACGCGAGCCCCGCGGCGCGCGCTGCGAGCGCGATCGCGGCGACGCTCGAGGCCGCGCTGCGTGGGGATCGCGCGACGTTCGACGCGAGCGCGGCGCATCTCCGCGCGACGAGCGCGACCCTCGGCCCGATCGCGCGGCGGGCGCGCGCCGCGATCGGTCTGCTCGATGCCGCGATCGACGCCGACACGCTCGACGAGGACGTCGCCGAGTTCGTGCGCGGCGAGGGGGCGCGGCTCCCGCTCGGCCTCGGCGGGCTCGGCGCGAGCGGCGTGCACGACGACGCGACCGCGTGGATCCTGCGCACGCCGGGCCGCGCCGGACGGCGCATCGCGCGCGCCGGGCTCGCGCTCGCGGGCGCATCGGCGATCTCGGCGACGCAGCGACGCACCGGACGCGAGGACGTCGCGCTCGCGATGATCGCGCTCGCGGGCGACGAAGGGGTCGAGCTCGAGCGCCTGCACCGCCGGGTGTACCGCACGCCCTACGAGCCGGAGAGCCACGACGCGACGCTGCGGGTGCTCGCGCATCGGATCGGTGCGCGGCTGGGCAGCGCGGGGCGCGTGCACGCGAGCGCGGGGCGTGTCGCGCTGGTGGTGAGCGACGCGGTCGTGGTGCCCGATCCGCGCTGTGCGCTGTCGATCGAGGATCGCGTGCTGCACGCGCTGGCACGACGAGGGCGCTCGACGGCGCGCGACGTGGCGGCCGAGCTCGAGGTCCCGCTGCGCAGTGTGCAGCAGGCGATCCGCGAGCTGGTCGAGGACGGAGCGTGTCGCGAGGAGCCGCAGGGGAGAACGGTGGAGTACGTCGTGGAGGACACGACGTACACCGAGCCCACCGACGTCTGA
- a CDS encoding class I SAM-dependent methyltransferase encodes MRQHESRDRYTFGDTDVAAHRLRLLAAVYEPSSRAWITARAGHLRDARVIDLGCGPGHTTRMLRDVLAPASLLGLDASARYVRTARDAMLEGARFEVHDVTTTLPERDADLLYCRFLLTHLGDPRGALDVWYDAAREGGVLLVEEVEELRATDPTLRRYYEIVAAMQAHHHQALQVGRLLDAAAGATRWTIARSETATIALPASRMAMLHHLNLATWGEAEIARGACDAREVAEIGARLRAIAEDDRGLIVECEMRRMELRRGAR; translated from the coding sequence ATGAGACAGCACGAATCGAGAGACCGCTACACCTTCGGCGACACCGACGTCGCCGCGCACCGACTGCGACTGCTCGCCGCCGTGTACGAGCCGAGCTCGCGCGCGTGGATCACGGCGCGCGCAGGGCACCTGCGCGACGCACGGGTGATCGATCTCGGATGTGGCCCCGGGCACACGACGCGGATGCTCCGAGACGTGCTCGCGCCCGCATCGTTGCTCGGGCTCGACGCGTCGGCGCGCTACGTGCGCACCGCGCGCGACGCGATGCTCGAGGGCGCGCGCTTCGAGGTGCACGACGTGACCACGACGCTGCCCGAGCGCGACGCGGACCTGCTCTACTGCCGCTTCTTGCTCACCCATCTCGGCGATCCGCGGGGCGCGCTCGACGTGTGGTACGACGCGGCGCGCGAGGGCGGCGTGCTGCTGGTCGAAGAGGTCGAGGAGCTGCGCGCGACCGACCCGACGCTGCGCCGCTACTACGAGATCGTCGCGGCGATGCAGGCGCACCATCACCAGGCGCTGCAGGTCGGACGGCTGCTCGACGCAGCCGCGGGCGCGACGCGGTGGACGATCGCGCGCTCCGAGACCGCGACGATCGCGCTGCCCGCGTCGCGCATGGCGATGCTGCACCACCTCAACCTCGCGACCTGGGGCGAGGCCGAGATCGCGCGGGGCGCGTGTGACGCGCGCGAGGTCGCGGAGATCGGCGCGCGCCTGCGCGCGATCGCCGAGGACGATCGCGGCCTGATCGTCGAGTGCGAGATGCGGCGGATGGAGCTTCGTCGCGGCGCGCGATAA
- a CDS encoding sensor histidine kinase has protein sequence MARLTGARGRRSLSERVLTAGVLLFLAPLAFVVASASVEDALARSTEQRVEACARVVAQAWREGTPLGSAAESSCRRHHLRVRVVEGHSVHEVADHLVSTSFDDLVGDVFYGPERSDALRTLERTWAPLPERAETRGALEVGDGMVCTLRADANLRVCSGALRATRTSDGASAVVHVMGSSRSARVSRYAQRRELAGMLAFGAVLAVALVAWLLRRVTGTVRDLARDVESLAGLRDGRLDEERPRELAEVAAAFNHLRDTLARADAQNEAFLADLAHEMKNPVAAIAAAAESLESPSSADPERRARLARSITSSAGRLDRLIGQFLELARAEAGLPRDERERVDLVALAHGVASTTSVPDDRRLVVDAEGVLEVDGVPARLESALRNLVDNAIAFARHEVRVRVAPLVVEVHDDGAGIAEDDLPRVFDRFYTARQDGRGTGLGLAIVRAIVEAHGGTVEVRSRAEEGTTFTIRFAAR, from the coding sequence ATGGCGCGTCTGACCGGCGCGCGCGGGCGCCGCTCGCTGAGCGAGCGCGTGCTCACCGCGGGCGTGCTGCTCTTCCTCGCGCCGCTCGCATTCGTCGTGGCGAGCGCGTCGGTCGAGGACGCGCTCGCGCGCAGCACCGAGCAGCGCGTGGAGGCGTGCGCGCGGGTGGTCGCGCAGGCGTGGCGCGAGGGCACGCCGCTCGGGAGTGCCGCGGAGTCGTCGTGCCGGCGTCATCACCTCCGGGTGCGCGTCGTCGAAGGGCACTCGGTGCACGAGGTCGCGGATCATCTCGTGTCGACGAGCTTCGACGATCTCGTCGGTGACGTCTTCTACGGGCCGGAGCGCAGCGACGCGCTGCGCACGCTGGAGCGCACGTGGGCCCCGCTCCCCGAGCGCGCCGAGACCCGCGGCGCGCTGGAGGTGGGCGACGGCATGGTGTGCACGCTGCGAGCCGACGCGAACCTGCGCGTCTGCAGCGGGGCGCTCCGTGCGACGCGCACCTCCGACGGCGCGAGCGCGGTGGTGCACGTGATGGGCAGCTCGCGCAGCGCGCGCGTCTCGCGGTACGCGCAGCGGCGCGAGCTCGCGGGCATGCTCGCGTTCGGCGCGGTGCTCGCGGTCGCGCTGGTCGCGTGGCTGCTGCGCCGGGTGACCGGCACCGTGCGCGACCTGGCGCGCGACGTGGAGTCGCTCGCGGGATTGCGCGACGGACGGCTCGACGAAGAGCGCCCCCGCGAGCTCGCCGAGGTCGCCGCCGCGTTCAATCACCTCCGCGACACGCTCGCGCGCGCCGATGCGCAGAACGAAGCATTCCTCGCCGATCTCGCCCACGAGATGAAGAACCCGGTCGCCGCGATCGCCGCGGCGGCGGAGTCGCTCGAGAGCCCGTCGAGCGCCGATCCCGAGCGGCGCGCGCGCCTCGCGCGATCGATCACCAGCAGCGCGGGTCGCCTCGATCGATTGATCGGACAGTTCCTCGAGCTCGCGCGCGCCGAGGCGGGCCTTCCGCGCGACGAGCGGGAGCGCGTCGATCTCGTCGCGCTCGCGCACGGCGTCGCGAGCACCACGAGCGTGCCCGACGATCGCCGCCTCGTGGTCGACGCCGAGGGCGTGCTCGAGGTCGACGGAGTCCCGGCGCGCCTCGAGTCCGCGCTGCGGAACCTCGTCGACAACGCGATCGCGTTCGCGCGCCACGAGGTGCGCGTGCGGGTCGCGCCGCTCGTGGTGGAGGTGCACGACGACGGCGCCGGCATCGCCGAGGACGATCTCCCGCGCGTCTTCGATCGCTTCTACACCGCGCGCCAGGACGGTCGCGGCACCGGGCTCGGGCTCGCGATCGTGCGCGCGATCGTCGAGGCCCACGGGGGCACCGTGGAGGTGCGCTCGCGCGCCGAGGAAGGCACGACCTTCACGATCCGCTTCGCGGCGCGCTGA